From Rutidosis leptorrhynchoides isolate AG116_Rl617_1_P2 chromosome 3, CSIRO_AGI_Rlap_v1, whole genome shotgun sequence, a single genomic window includes:
- the LOC139901888 gene encoding uncharacterized protein, with amino-acid sequence MTNKWPGPLCFLGDFNSVRSPDERLRENIDKNSIDSFNTFTIQANLIDQCLSNDEFTREGPSGKFSRIDRVFINSKWALLWPEAILQTDHSGPSDHKPLIWAKKLANWGPRPFRFKRKVLCKSLQTRDLSALEITLLSNLKGCKKQISVRIESKRRLLSKFHWLKVGDKNSRFFHIVSRIPSAIINSSYVAGLLIDNNWVDVPDFVKEHAIDYFEKLFTAPPSIAVHMDINWATLKLARVPVCLSSIIEN; translated from the exons ATGACGAATAAATGGCCGGGTCCTTTGTGTTTTTTGGGGGATTTCAATTCGGTTCGCTCACCGGATGAAAGATTACGTGAAAATATAGATAAAAATAGTATTGACTCGTTTAATACTTTTACTATCCAAGCTAATCTTATTGATCAATGTTTATCTAATGATGAGTTCACAAGGGAAGGGCCTTCGGGCAAATTCTCACGTATCGATAGAGTTTTTATTAATAGTAAGTGGGCTCTTTTGTGGCCCGAAGCAATTCTCCAAACCGATCACTCGGGCCCGTCCGATCACAAACCGTTAATATGGGCTAAAAAGTTAGCAAATTGGGGTCCAAGACCGTTTCGCTTCAAAAGAAAGGTTTTATGCA AATCATTACAAACTCGTGATCTTTCTGCTCTTGAAATCACTCTGTTGTCGAACCTCAAAGGGTGCAAAAAACAAATTTCTGTTAGAATTGAATCTAAAAGAAGGCTGCTTTCTAAGTTTCATTGGTTAAAAGTGGGGGATAAAAATTCTCGTTTCTTCCACATTGTTTCTCGTATTCCGTCAGCAATCATCAATTCATCATATGTTGCAGGTTTGCTAATTGATAACAATTGGGTTGATGTTCCTGATTTTGTAAAAGAGCATGCTATCGACTATTTTGAAAAGTTATTTACTGCTCCCCCGTCCATAGCAGTTCATATGGATATCAATTGGGCCACGTTAAAGTTAGCCCGAGTTCCAGTGTGTTTATCCAGTATCATTGAAAATTAA